In a single window of the Helicobacter sp. NHP19-012 genome:
- a CDS encoding TRL-like family protein, whose translation MTFFIFDTRVSNENSLSLSLSLSFVLLIGACTSPAGLLFNGSELPVSGKSAKYSKEGHATCMSFLWLIAGGNCSVKKAAEKGSITDIKMVDRKVITFPLGIMGIYTTIVRGD comes from the coding sequence ATGACTTTTTTCATTTTTGACACAAGGGTAAGCAATGAAAATTCTCTCTCTCTCTCTCTCTCTCTCTCGTTTGTTCTGCTAATAGGTGCTTGCACATCCCCAGCTGGTCTTTTGTTTAACGGTTCAGAGCTCCCCGTTTCTGGTAAAAGTGCTAAGTATTCAAAAGAGGGGCACGCTACTTGTATGAGTTTTTTGTGGCTGATTGCAGGAGGTAATTGTTCTGTTAAAAAAGCAGCCGAAAAAGGCAGCATTACGGATATTAAAATGGTGGATCGTAAAGTAATTACTTTTCCCCTTGGGATTATGGGAATATACACGACTATCGTAAGGGGGGACTAA